One window of the Sciurus carolinensis chromosome 8, mSciCar1.2, whole genome shotgun sequence genome contains the following:
- the Myl7 gene encoding myosin regulatory light chain 2, atrial isoform, with protein sequence MASRKTGTRGKAAAAKQTQRGSSNVFSMFEQAQIQEFKEAFSCIDQNRDGIICKSDLRETYSQLGKVSVPEEELDAMLQEGKGPINFTVFLTLFGEKLNGTDPEEAILSAFRMFDPSGQGVVNKDEFKQLLLTQADKFSPAEVEQLFALTPMDLAGNIDYKSLCYIITHGDEKEE encoded by the exons ATG GCCAGCAGGAAGACTGGGACCCGGGGAAAGGCTGCAGCCGCCAAGCAGACTCAACGTGGATCTTCCAATGTCTTTTCCATGTTTGAACAAGCCCAGATCCAGGAGTTCAAGGAA GCCTTCAGCTGCATTGACCAGAACAGGGATGGCATCATCTGCAAGTCGGACCTAAGAGAGACCTACTCCCAGCTTG GCAAGGTGAGCGTCCCAGAGGAGGAACTGGATGCTATGCTGCAGGAGGGGAAGGGTCCCATCAACTTCACGGTCTTCCTCAcactctttggggagaaactcaATG GGACAGACCCCGAGGAAGCCATCCTGAGTGCCTTCCGGATGTTTGACCCCAGTGGCCAAGGGGTGGTGAACAAGGATGA gttcAAGCAGCTCCTCCTGACCCAGGCAGACAAGTTCTCTCCAGCTGAG GTGGAGCAGTTGTTTGCCCTGACGCCCATGGACCTGGCAGGCAACATCGACTACAAGTCGCTGTGCTACATCATCACTCATGGGGATGAAAAAGAGGAGTAA
- the Gck gene encoding hexokinase-4 isoform X1: protein MESMRNQAQTALTLVEQILAEFQLQEEDLKKVMRRMQKEMDRGLRLETHEEASVKMLPTYVRSTPEGSEVGDFLSLDLGGTNFRVMLVKVGEGEAGQWSVKTKHQMYSIPEDAMTGTAEMLFDYISECISDFLDKHQMKHKKLPLGFTFSFPVRHEDIDKGILLNWTKGFKASGAEGNNIVGLLRDAIKRRGDFEMDVVAMVNDTVATMISCYYEDRQCEVGMIVGTGCNACYMEEMQNVELVEGDEGRMCVNTEWGAFGDSGELDEFLLEYDRMVDESSANPGQQLYEKLIGGKYMGELVRLVLLKLVDENLLFHGEASEQLRTRGAFETRFVSQVESDSGDRKQIHNILSTLGLRPSATDCDIVRRACESVSTRAAHMCSAGLAGVINRMRESRSEDVMRITVGVDGSVYKLHPSFKERFHASVRRLTPSCEITFIQSEEGSGRGAALVSAVACKKACMMGQ from the exons ATGGAGTCCATGAGGAACCAGGCCCAGACAGCCTTGACCCTG GTGGAGCAGATCCTGGCAGAGTTCCAACTGCAGGAGGAAGACCTGAAGAAGGTGATGAGACGGATGCAGAAGGAGATGGACCGGGGCCTGAGGCTGGAAACCCACGAAGAGGCCAGTGTGAAGATGCTGCCCACCTACGTGCGTTCCACCCCAGAAGGCTCAG AAGTTGGAGACTTCCTCTCCCTGGACCTGGGCGGCACCAACTTCAGGGTGATGCTGGTGAAGGTgggggagggtgaggcagggcaGTGGAGTGTGAAGACCAAACATCAGATGTACTCCATCCCCGAGGACGCCATGACAGGCACTGCAGAGATG CTCTTTGATTATATCTCTGAGTGCATCTCCGACTTCCTGGACAAGCATCAAATGAAGCACAAGAAACTACCCCTGGGCTTCACTTTCTCCTTCCCTGTGAGGCACGAAGACATTGACAAG GGCATCCTTCTCAACTGGACCAAGGGCTTCAAGGCCTCCGGAGCAGAAGGGAACAACATTGTAGGGCTTCTGCGAGATGCCATCAAGAGGAGAGGG GACTTTGAGATGGATGTGGTGGCAATGGTGAATGACACTGTGGCCACAATGATCTCCTGCTACTATGAAGACCGCCAGTGTGAGGTCGGCATGATTGTGG GTACAGGCTGCAATGCCTGCTACATGGAGGAGATGCAGAACGTGGAGCTGGTAGAAGGGGATGAGGGTCGCATGTGTGTCAACACCGAGTGGGGTGCCTTCGGGGACTCAGGTGAACTGGACGAGTTCCTGCTGGAGTATGACCGCATGGTGGATGAGAGCTCTGCGAACCCCGGTCAGCAGCT GTATGAAAAACTCATTGGTGGGAAGTACATGGGTGAGTTGGTGCGGCTTGTGCTTCTCAAGCTAGTAGACGAGAACCTGCTGTTCCACGGGGAGGCCTCGGAGCAACTACGCACGCGCGGCGCTTTTGAGACGCGCTTCGTATCGCAGGTGGAGAG CGACTCGGGTGACCGCAAGCAGATCCACAACATCCTGAGCACACTGGGGCTGCGGCCGTCGGCCACAGACTGCGACATCGTGCGCCGCGCCTGCGAGAGTGTGTCCACGCGAGCAGCGCACATGTGTTCAGCAGGGCTGGCGGGCGTTATCAACCGCATGCGCGAGAGCCGCAGCGAGGACGTGATGAGAATCACCGTGGGTGTGGATGGCTCTGTGTACAAGTTACACCCCAG CTTCAAGGAGCGGTTCCACGCCAGTGTAAGAAGGCTGACGCCCAGCTGTGAGATCACTTTCATCCAGAGTGAAGAGGGTAGCGGCCGAGGGGCGGCCTTGGTTTCGGCAGTGGCCTGTAAGAAAGCCTGCATGATGGGCCAGTGA
- the Gck gene encoding hexokinase-4 isoform X2: protein MGELVRLVLLKLVDENLLFHGEASEQLRTRGAFETRFVSQVESDSGDRKQIHNILSTLGLRPSATDCDIVRRACESVSTRAAHMCSAGLAGVINRMRESRSEDVMRITVGVDGSVYKLHPSFKERFHASVRRLTPSCEITFIQSEEGSGRGAALVSAVACKKACMMGQ, encoded by the exons ATGGGTGAGTTGGTGCGGCTTGTGCTTCTCAAGCTAGTAGACGAGAACCTGCTGTTCCACGGGGAGGCCTCGGAGCAACTACGCACGCGCGGCGCTTTTGAGACGCGCTTCGTATCGCAGGTGGAGAG CGACTCGGGTGACCGCAAGCAGATCCACAACATCCTGAGCACACTGGGGCTGCGGCCGTCGGCCACAGACTGCGACATCGTGCGCCGCGCCTGCGAGAGTGTGTCCACGCGAGCAGCGCACATGTGTTCAGCAGGGCTGGCGGGCGTTATCAACCGCATGCGCGAGAGCCGCAGCGAGGACGTGATGAGAATCACCGTGGGTGTGGATGGCTCTGTGTACAAGTTACACCCCAG CTTCAAGGAGCGGTTCCACGCCAGTGTAAGAAGGCTGACGCCCAGCTGTGAGATCACTTTCATCCAGAGTGAAGAGGGTAGCGGCCGAGGGGCGGCCTTGGTTTCGGCAGTGGCCTGTAAGAAAGCCTGCATGATGGGCCAGTGA